From a single Maylandia zebra isolate NMK-2024a linkage group LG3, Mzebra_GT3a, whole genome shotgun sequence genomic region:
- the LOC143416793 gene encoding uncharacterized protein LOC143416793, whose product MSSAQYLREFIKERLTAVCEEIFSEVQKTIVQYEEEINRQHRLLDISRKPDRNSHIIDPPQQHVCEEEEGLDEQQVCNQERNSSLDQEDPEPPQIKEEQEELCSSQEGEQLGLKQEAEGIIVWTDEERLTLLETIWKPELKLDRIDPTQQQVCDQEDPEPLHIKEEQEELCSSQEGEQLGLKQETEQKLNSEQLLSHSSPEAESQEDKTGHDQRVDDTPASDSQSKTETKTNVLTCDNCGKMFNSESDLTTHRRVHTRKKSCCCCWTCRTNFCQFLKLHTGKKSHPCSTCGKELVSKSALEAHIRTHTGEKPFSCSTCGKSFCRKSALKTHTRTHTGEKPYSCSTCNKTFGQNWTLQAHVRTHTGEKPYSCSTCGKKFNWSTHLKRHIRKIHNA is encoded by the exons ATGAGTTCAGCTCAGTATCTGAGAGAGTTCATCAAGGAGAGACTAACTGCTGTTTGTGAAGAAATCTTCTCAGAGGTTCAAAAAACCATCGTCCAGTATGAGGAGGAGATCAACCGTCAGCACAGACTGCTGGATATCAGCCGGAAACCCGACAGAAACTCTCACATCATAG ACCCCCCACAACAACAtgtctgtgaggaagaggagggtctGGATGAGCAGCAGGTCTGTAACCAGGAGAGGAACTCCAGTCTGGACCAGGAGGACCCAGAGCCtccacagattaaagaggaacaggaggagctctgcagcagtcaggagggagagcagcttGGACTGAAGCAGGAGGCTGAAGGCATTATTGTCTGGACTGATGAAGAGCGACTCACACTGCTGGAGACCATCTGGAAACCAGAGTTAAAGTTGGATAGAATAG ACCCCACACAGCAGCAGGTCTGTGACCAGGAGGACCCAGAGCCTCTACACattaaagaggaacaggaggagctctgcagcagtcaggagggagagcagcttGGACTGAAGCAGGAGACtgaacaaaaactaaacagtgAGCAGCTCCTTTCTCACAGCTCTCCTGAAGCAGAGAGCCAAGAAGATAAAACAGGTCACGATCAGAGAGTAGACGACACTCCTGCATCAGACAGTCagagtaaaactgaaacaaagacaaatgttCTAACATGTGACAATTGTGGAAAAATGTTCAACTCTGAGTCCGATCTGACTACACATCGGAGAGTTCACACACGTAAAAaatcatgttgttgttgttggacctGTAGGACAAACTTCTGTCAGTTCTTGAAACTTCACACAGGTAAGAAATCACATCCttgtagcacctgtgggaaGGAATTAGTTTCAAAGTCAGCACTAGAAGCTCACATAAGaactcacacaggtgagaagccgttTTCTTGCAGCACCTGTGGGAAAAGTTTCTGTCGGAAATCAGCACTGAAAACACATACAAGaactcacacaggtgagaagccgtaTTCTTGTAGTACCTGTAATAAAACATTCGGTCAGAACTGGACACTGCAAGCTCACGTAAGaactcacacaggtgagaagccgtaTTCTTGTAGTACCTGTGGAAAGAAATTCAATTGGAGCACACACTTAAAGAGACACATAAGAAAAATTCATAATGCTTGA
- the LOC143416791 gene encoding tripartite motif-containing protein 16-like — translation MAQKGVQLDRETFSCSICLDLLINPVTIPCGHSYCRNCIKTHFDEEDRKGIHSCPQCRKTFTPRPVLEKNTMLAALVEQLKKTGLQAAPADHCYAGPEDVACDVCTGRKLKAIKSCLVCLASYCEKHLQPHYDAAPLKKHKLVAPSKKLQENICSRHDEVMKIFCRTDQQSICYLCTMDEHKGHETVPAAAERTEKQKELEVRRLNIQQRIQEREKDVKLLQQEVEAINGSADKTLEDSEKMFTELIRLIQKRSSDVKQQVRSQQETEVSRVKELQEKLEQEIAELKRKDGELEQLSHTEDHNQFLHNYPSLSALSESTHSSSINILPLSYFEDVTAAVSETRDKLQDILREEWTNISLTVTEEDVLLSPAEPKTRAGFLKCSREITLDPNTTHTHLLLSEGNRKVTFMKQQQSYSDHPDRFTGCYQVLSRESLTGRCYWEVEWGWGGVCIAVTYKNIGRVGRVNECFFGRNDKSWALYWYTDNNKFRHNNVQTHLSGPPSTRVGVYLDHRAGILSFYSVSETMTLLHRVQTTFTQPLYAGLFLYGLGATAELIKVK, via the coding sequence ATGGCACAGAAAGGAGTTCAGCTGGACCGAGAAACCTTCTCTTGTTCCATCTGTTTGGATCTACTGATAAATCCGGTGACTATTccctgtggacacagctactgcaGGAACTGTATTAAAACCCACTTTGATGAAGAGGACAGGAAGggaatccacagctgccctcagtgcagGAAGACGTTCACACCGAGGCCTGtcctggagaaaaacaccatgttagcagctttagtggagcagctgaagaagactggactccaagctgctccagctgatcactgctatgctggacctgaagatgtggcctgtgatgtctgcactgGGAGGAAGCTGAAAGCCATCAAGTCCTGTTTAGTCTGTCTGGCCTCTTACTGTGAGAAACATCTCCAACCTCACTATGATGCAGCTCCgttaaagaaacacaagctggtggccccctccaagaagctccaggagaacatctgctctcgtcatgatgaggtgatgaagattttctgtcgtactgatcagcagagtatctgttatctctgcacaatggatgaacataaaggccaTGAAACAGtcccagctgcagcagaaaggactgAGAAGCAGAAGGAGCTCGAGGTGAGACGActaaacatccagcagagaatccaggagcgagagaaagatgtgaagctgcttcaacaggaggtggaggccatcaatGGCTCTGCTGATAAAACACTGGAGGACAGTGAGAAGATGTTCACTGAGCTGATCCGTCTCAtccagaaaagaagctctgatgtgaagcagcaggtcagatcccagcaggaaactgaagtgagtcgagtcaaagagcttcaggagaagctggagcaggagatcgctgagctgaagaggaaagacggcgagctggagcagctctcacacacagaggatcacaaccagtttctacacaactacccctcactgtcagcactcagtgagtctacacactcatccagcatcaatattcttcctctgagctactttgaggatgtgacagcagctgtgtcagagaccagagataaactacaggacattctgagagaggaatggacaaacatctcaTTGACAGTCACTGAAGAGGATGTTTTACTGTCACCAGCAGAGCCAAAGACCAGAGCTGGATTCTTAAAATGTTCACGTGAAATCacactggatccaaacacaACTCACACACATCTATTATTATCTGAAGGGAACAGAAAAGTAACATTTATGAAGCAACAACAGTCTtattctgatcatccagacagattcacaGGATGTTATCAAGTCCTGAGTAGAGAGAGTCTGACTGGacgttgttactgggaggtggagtgggGATGGGGAGGAGTTTGTATAGCAGTCACATACAAGAACATCGGCAGAGTAGGGAGAGTGAATGAATGTTTCTTTGGACGCAACGACAAATCTTGGGCATTATATTGGTACACAGACAATAATAAATTTCGCCATAACAATGTCCAAACTCACCTCTCAGGTCCTCCGTCCACCAGAGTaggagtgtacctggatcacagagcaggtattctgtctttctacagcgtctctgaaaccatgactctcctccacagagtccagaccacattcactcagccgctctaTGCTGGACTTTTTCTTTATGGACTTGGAGCCACTGCAGAGTTGATTAAAGTCAAATAG